One part of the Bdellovibrio sp. KM01 genome encodes these proteins:
- a CDS encoding DUF1254 domain-containing protein, with protein sequence MNKNLLFCGCLIFCSLTCFAKLEKSEILSTGFPSDKFVMSAQDDQDYQRALTAYRFWYPTVSAESIFNGNREIGVADQSISVVAAQPYHIGFTLNSDTPYGGGVLDLKNGPMVIDVPPGMYIGLVNDHNQKWILDFGLPGPHADKGGKHLILPPNYRGEIPKGYQIGHSATYKNLVAIRALPTDGDMNKAIQALSKIKIHPLNNPEQLMKMVNVTAQRMDSTPLRVEDNIQYWQTLHKVISEEPTSPEYSGMYGLLESLGMERGKTFNPDSRMKGILERAARDGKAQMIVAAFADPRPERIAWKDRKWEWVGYISNNGNFATADGIDMQARDRWFAQAIVTSPAMFARVPGAGSLYWMGLRDSKGAFLDGGKSYKLTVPYPVPNRLFWSVTAYDAKTRSQVQTPQNKAALRSLIELSDIPEGTKEVTLYFGPKAPAGKEKYWIQTTPGKGWFAYFRIYGPTAPAFDGTWRPGDFESITFSSSSERIGLNQ encoded by the coding sequence ATGAACAAGAACCTGCTGTTTTGCGGTTGCCTTATCTTCTGCTCTCTTACGTGTTTTGCAAAATTGGAAAAATCAGAAATTTTAAGTACCGGGTTTCCCAGCGATAAGTTTGTCATGTCAGCGCAGGACGATCAGGATTATCAGCGCGCACTCACGGCCTATCGCTTTTGGTACCCCACGGTTTCTGCGGAAAGCATTTTTAACGGCAATCGCGAAATTGGCGTCGCCGATCAAAGTATTTCGGTGGTTGCGGCACAGCCTTATCACATCGGCTTCACTTTAAATTCCGATACACCTTATGGCGGTGGAGTGCTGGATTTGAAAAATGGCCCGATGGTGATTGATGTTCCCCCGGGGATGTACATTGGCCTGGTGAACGATCACAATCAAAAATGGATTTTGGATTTTGGTTTGCCGGGGCCCCATGCGGATAAAGGTGGTAAGCATCTGATCCTGCCGCCGAATTATCGTGGCGAAATTCCCAAGGGTTATCAGATTGGCCATTCAGCAACCTACAAAAACTTAGTGGCAATTCGTGCATTGCCAACTGATGGCGATATGAATAAGGCGATCCAGGCTTTATCAAAAATTAAAATTCATCCTCTGAACAATCCCGAGCAGCTGATGAAGATGGTGAACGTAACGGCCCAAAGAATGGATTCGACTCCTTTACGTGTGGAAGACAACATCCAGTATTGGCAGACGTTGCATAAAGTTATTTCTGAAGAGCCCACCAGTCCTGAGTACTCCGGCATGTACGGACTGTTAGAGAGTTTGGGCATGGAGCGCGGTAAGACCTTTAATCCTGACAGCCGCATGAAAGGCATTTTGGAACGTGCCGCCCGTGACGGTAAGGCGCAAATGATCGTGGCGGCATTTGCCGATCCTCGCCCCGAACGCATTGCCTGGAAAGATAGAAAATGGGAGTGGGTGGGGTATATTTCTAATAACGGCAATTTTGCCACTGCGGACGGGATCGATATGCAGGCAAGAGATCGTTGGTTTGCACAAGCCATCGTGACTTCACCAGCGATGTTTGCGCGAGTACCAGGGGCGGGTTCACTTTATTGGATGGGACTGCGCGATTCGAAAGGTGCCTTTTTGGACGGTGGAAAGTCATATAAGCTGACAGTTCCATACCCTGTACCGAACAGACTTTTTTGGTCGGTGACAGCGTACGATGCAAAAACACGCAGTCAGGTTCAAACTCCACAAAACAAAGCTGCTTTGCGTTCCTTGATTGAATTAAGTGATATCCCTGAGGGAACAAAAGAAGTGACTCTGTATTTCGGTCCTAAAGCGCCGGCAGGCAAAGAAAAGTATTGGATTCAAACGACTCCAGGTAAAGGTTGGTTTGCCTATTTTAGAATTTACGGACCAACGGCTCCAGCATTTGATGGAACCTGGAGGCCTGGAGACTTTGAGTCGATAACTTTTTCTTCGTCTTCAGAAAGAATCGGTCTAAATCAATAA
- a CDS encoding sensor histidine kinase KdpD codes for MSTNTNNTEVLLEENEKQEMSPVQNKSTFEKKALLVLSAVFVAVLVGAWGYAMRVRQGVASNSITTHADPSALIEVERLRNLASSQLDNGRAYFLLGSQSIYEKQKKEKESLLDSLAAFEKEHNLPGVPEIVKRIKDIETKGQEFFDQAVEHRDKKTESKIVGQFYQARTNPLRSQLNDAFDDIVHLHQIEIDKAQAEIKEAATQAETQIPFGMTWLTGSLAAIFLSMAYLVIRLSRKQAFQLAQQKRLYEQAKKAVQDRDETLFAISHDLQDSLNMIASTADRMATTPQGLNIVESGELVKSTVTTIEGLIKDIRDQKNMEMDGLTLRMDQLSIDNVLDNARMLMQPMAKQHDVRLQIDSVNPPVLAFYDNERVLRVLSNLIGNAVKFSPKGEKVVVKVRSDQKFVNVSVIDNGPGIPSSQLPTIFENFWQAKKTAEKGAGIGLAIVKTIVEAHGGTVQIQSQPGRGTTVTFSLPRRRPVGASMKKTNVVIKGNHAPEWQ; via the coding sequence ATGAGTACAAATACAAACAACACTGAAGTCTTATTGGAAGAGAACGAAAAACAGGAAATGTCGCCAGTTCAAAACAAATCGACATTCGAAAAAAAGGCATTGTTAGTCCTGTCAGCGGTTTTTGTTGCGGTCTTGGTTGGAGCATGGGGATATGCCATGCGAGTTCGCCAGGGCGTGGCCTCAAACAGCATCACGACACATGCTGACCCATCAGCTTTGATTGAGGTCGAACGTTTACGCAATCTCGCGTCATCACAATTGGATAATGGCCGGGCCTATTTCCTTTTGGGATCCCAATCAATTTACGAAAAACAAAAGAAAGAAAAAGAATCACTATTGGATTCTTTGGCGGCTTTTGAAAAAGAGCACAATCTGCCTGGTGTTCCCGAAATCGTAAAACGCATTAAGGATATTGAAACAAAAGGTCAGGAGTTTTTCGACCAAGCCGTTGAGCACCGTGATAAGAAAACGGAATCAAAAATCGTCGGTCAATTTTATCAGGCTCGTACGAATCCTTTGCGCTCGCAATTGAATGACGCTTTTGATGATATCGTGCATTTGCATCAAATAGAAATCGACAAAGCTCAAGCAGAAATCAAAGAAGCGGCAACTCAGGCTGAAACTCAAATTCCTTTCGGCATGACTTGGTTGACGGGATCTTTGGCAGCTATTTTCCTGAGTATGGCGTATCTAGTGATTCGTCTTTCCAGAAAACAGGCGTTCCAATTGGCACAGCAAAAACGCCTCTACGAACAAGCTAAAAAAGCCGTTCAAGACCGTGACGAGACTTTATTCGCGATTTCTCATGACCTTCAGGATTCCTTGAACATGATTGCTTCCACGGCGGATCGCATGGCGACCACTCCTCAAGGATTAAATATCGTCGAAAGTGGCGAGCTGGTAAAAAGCACGGTGACGACGATTGAAGGCTTGATCAAAGATATTCGCGATCAAAAAAATATGGAAATGGATGGTCTGACACTTAGGATGGATCAGCTTTCTATAGATAACGTCCTGGACAACGCCCGCATGCTGATGCAGCCAATGGCGAAGCAACATGACGTTCGCTTACAGATCGACAGTGTCAACCCTCCCGTTTTAGCTTTCTATGATAACGAACGCGTCCTGCGTGTACTTTCTAACCTGATTGGAAATGCTGTTAAGTTTAGCCCTAAAGGTGAGAAAGTGGTTGTGAAAGTTCGCAGCGACCAAAAGTTTGTAAATGTCTCTGTGATCGACAATGGCCCGGGAATTCCTTCGAGCCAATTGCCGACTATTTTTGAAAACTTTTGGCAGGCAAAGAAGACCGCTGAAAAAGGTGCTGGCATTGGACTAGCGATTGTGAAAACTATCGTTGAAGCTCACGGTGGCACCGTTCAAATCCAAAGCCAGCCTGGCCGCGGAACAACTGTGACATTCTCTTTGCCTCGTCGTCGCCCTGTGGGCGCTTCGATGAAAAAGACTAACGTTGTGATCAAGGGCAATCACGCCCCTGAGTGGCAATAA
- a CDS encoding ATP-binding protein, translating into MTETVRGSSSTSGTNDLNSYVKRVDRLVSVVQLLSAARDLENIMALVRSAAREIAQSDGATFVLKDNTFCFYADEDAISPLWKGQRFPMHSCISGWAMLNKKAVIIEDIYQDARIPLEAYKPTFVKSLAMIPIRREDPIGAIGIYWAEQHKCTEQELELIQALADTVSVAMENVNLFNSLSAKVTELQKVNEAKDLFLMTVSHELRTPLNSILGWTEIMKDAAATPEDMQRGLEVIDRNAKTQAHIVEDLLDSSRIMAGRLSMDNSEVNLVDVARQTLASVATEAHKKNIEIQFAAKVPEALVIGDSLRLQQVLTNLLINAIKFSKDGGEILVSVEKRGPGAVITVKDTGVGLSKESQLHLFTRFFQADSTTTRKHGGLGLGLSISKYLVEKHNGQINLSSEGEGKGATAEVVIPLIEEKNVNSDDALHEHAKANPLKPLQGIHVLAVDDDPDCLQLVEAVLRKSGAEVETASSVDEAIRISRLFHFDALVSDLSMPLEDGFSLVQKVRAGETPLEKEIPAIAVTAFNDKDNHDKALSAGFDEFFGKPFSSVRLINTLEAGSHRLAH; encoded by the coding sequence ATGACAGAAACTGTGCGCGGTAGCAGTAGCACCAGCGGTACAAATGACTTAAACAGCTACGTTAAAAGAGTTGATCGTTTAGTCAGCGTCGTCCAATTACTGTCTGCAGCTCGTGATCTTGAAAATATCATGGCTCTTGTTAGATCCGCTGCGCGAGAAATCGCGCAATCTGACGGCGCAACTTTCGTGTTAAAAGATAATACCTTCTGCTTTTATGCGGACGAAGATGCCATCAGCCCTTTGTGGAAAGGCCAACGATTCCCTATGCACTCCTGCATCAGTGGCTGGGCAATGTTGAACAAAAAAGCTGTCATCATCGAGGACATTTACCAAGATGCCCGTATTCCTTTGGAAGCTTACAAACCAACCTTTGTTAAAAGTCTCGCCATGATTCCTATACGTCGCGAGGATCCCATTGGCGCAATTGGCATTTACTGGGCCGAACAACACAAATGCACCGAACAGGAACTGGAACTTATCCAAGCTCTTGCCGACACGGTTTCAGTTGCGATGGAAAATGTGAACCTATTTAATTCCCTTTCAGCCAAAGTGACCGAGCTCCAAAAAGTAAACGAGGCTAAAGATCTTTTCCTAATGACTGTGTCCCACGAATTAAGAACTCCCCTGAATTCAATCTTGGGATGGACTGAGATTATGAAAGATGCGGCAGCAACGCCTGAAGACATGCAGCGTGGACTGGAAGTCATCGATCGCAACGCTAAAACGCAAGCCCATATTGTCGAAGATCTTTTGGATTCTTCAAGAATTATGGCGGGCCGTTTAAGTATGGATAACTCTGAGGTGAATCTGGTCGACGTCGCAAGACAAACTCTGGCTTCAGTCGCAACTGAAGCTCACAAGAAAAACATTGAGATTCAATTTGCAGCAAAGGTTCCAGAAGCTTTGGTGATTGGCGACTCTCTTCGTTTGCAACAAGTCCTTACAAATCTTTTAATAAACGCCATTAAATTCTCTAAAGATGGCGGAGAAATTTTAGTTTCCGTGGAAAAACGTGGCCCCGGCGCCGTTATTACGGTTAAAGATACCGGTGTGGGCCTTTCGAAAGAAAGCCAATTACATCTGTTCACCAGATTTTTTCAAGCAGATAGCACAACGACACGCAAACATGGAGGATTAGGTTTGGGACTATCCATCAGTAAATATCTGGTTGAAAAACATAATGGACAAATCAACCTTAGCAGCGAAGGCGAAGGAAAAGGCGCGACTGCCGAAGTGGTTATTCCTTTAATCGAAGAAAAAAATGTGAACTCCGATGATGCCCTTCACGAACACGCAAAGGCTAATCCTCTAAAACCACTTCAAGGGATTCATGTCCTCGCTGTGGATGATGATCCGGACTGTCTCCAGCTGGTCGAGGCGGTTTTACGCAAATCAGGCGCGGAAGTTGAAACAGCAAGTTCCGTGGATGAAGCCATTCGCATTTCCCGTCTTTTTCATTTTGATGCTTTGGTGAGTGATTTAAGCATGCCGCTCGAGGATGGTTTTTCTTTGGTTCAAAAAGTTCGTGCCGGAGAAACTCCCCTGGAAAAAGAAATCCCGGCGATCGCGGTCACCGCCTTCAATGACAAAGATAACCACGATAAAGCACTTTCCGCAGGATTCGATGAATTCTTTGGAAAACCTTTTTCATCCGTGCGTTTAATCAACACTCTCGAAGCGGGATCCCACCGCTTAGCCCACTAG
- the dtd gene encoding D-aminoacyl-tRNA deacylase, producing MKAVVQRVLSASVTVEGNKISSIGPGFLTLLGVAKGDTEVQLQKLITKIAALRVFPDADGKMNLSLKDIGGEHLLVSQFTLLGDASKGNRPSFIGAEAPALAEPLYNRALELSRTAGLPTQGGAFGADMKIDLINDGPVTLILEV from the coding sequence ATGAAAGCCGTTGTTCAAAGAGTTCTTTCCGCCTCCGTTACTGTCGAGGGTAATAAAATTTCTTCTATCGGCCCCGGGTTTCTGACCTTGCTTGGAGTTGCCAAGGGCGATACCGAAGTTCAGCTGCAAAAGTTAATTACCAAAATTGCCGCACTTCGCGTGTTTCCTGATGCCGACGGCAAAATGAATCTATCCTTGAAAGATATCGGTGGCGAACACCTGCTGGTTTCGCAATTCACGTTATTGGGTGATGCATCCAAAGGAAATCGTCCCAGTTTTATCGGCGCTGAAGCACCCGCACTTGCGGAGCCTCTTTATAACAGAGCCCTGGAACTCAGCCGCACGGCGGGTCTTCCGACTCAAGGCGGAGCTTTCGGGGCCGACATGAAGATCGACCTGATCAACGATGGCCCCGTCACTTTGATTTTAGAAGTTTGA
- a CDS encoding VOC family protein, giving the protein MIDHTGVAVSDFAKSKEFYSKALAPLGYKMLMELSAAITQSADVAGFGEPPKADFWINSGTPQKPHVHVAFRAQTKKQVDEFYAAALAAGGKDNGKPGPRPHYHANYYGAFVLDPDGHNIEAVCHHE; this is encoded by the coding sequence ATGATCGATCATACAGGTGTCGCCGTAAGTGACTTCGCTAAGAGCAAAGAGTTTTACAGCAAGGCTTTGGCTCCATTGGGCTATAAAATGCTGATGGAACTTTCTGCAGCCATTACCCAAAGTGCAGATGTTGCGGGATTTGGCGAGCCACCCAAAGCTGACTTTTGGATCAATAGCGGCACTCCACAAAAACCCCACGTGCATGTCGCGTTTCGCGCGCAAACTAAAAAACAAGTTGACGAGTTTTATGCTGCCGCATTAGCGGCCGGTGGGAAAGACAATGGCAAACCAGGGCCACGTCCACATTATCACGCAAATTATTATGGCGCTTTCGTGTTAGATCCAGACGGCCACAATATCGAAGCGGTCTGCCATCACGAATAG